From Andrena cerasifolii isolate SP2316 chromosome 12, iyAndCera1_principal, whole genome shotgun sequence, a single genomic window includes:
- the LOC143375040 gene encoding rRNA methyltransferase 3, mitochondrial isoform X1, protein MVFFKIMLNTLQPLGRLTNFQTVGLKVNATRTYVRWVSRRPAAIVNEDELYETDDTTTMGGMFGHKKESSPRRPKETSPRRPKESSPRKPRETFPRKPKEKELSSANSLPKQTGETKTSRFTVLEHNDKIVTSLMVRVKSRKRREKNDEIILEGRRQIKEGLDAGAILETILFNNPSDIDTLNIPSEAKLYKVPYRTIQLWSSLTNSPGLIGIFKTPDVHTKEPANDALPLTIICDNVREPGNLGSIMRAAAGVGCEKLILMKGATIRRDEFASLSLNSIYLSITFIIFFFVVRLGCVDLWDPKVLRSAAGAHFRMPIHTFPGWNDIPSLISEDSHIFVTDSNFGDQFISEYTPEELRASMGVFNADPETFTAISTANNNDATTKESNQRAAPTNKKMMKNFLLKLPILPYYALDYTKKEIVLVLGGETEGLSLDSHEFLNKRKGIRINIPLLNGVDSLNTGVALGIVTFEMKRQFIKRQSEL, encoded by the exons ATggtgttttttaaaattatgctCAACACATTGCAACCGCTCGGGCGTTTAACAAATTTCCAGACAGTTGGTTTGAAAGTAAATGCAACTCGAACGTACGTAAGATGGGTAAGTCGAAGACCAGCCGCAATCGTCAACGAAGATGAATTATACGAAACCGATGATACTACTACTATGGGAGGAATGTTCGGTCATAAGAAAGAATCTTCTCCGCGGAGGCCGAAAGAAACATCTCCACGGAGGCCGAAAGAAAGTTCTCCACGCAAGCCGAGAGAAACTTTTCCACGCAAGCCGAAGGAAAAGGAATTATCGTCGGCCAACAGTCTACCTAAACAAACCGGAGAAACAAAAACATCAAGATTTACGGTTCTCGAGCACAATGATAAAATTGTAAC ATCTTTGATGGTCAGAGTAAAGTCTCggaagagaagagagaagaacgACGAGATTATTTTAGAAGGGCGTAGACAAATTAAGGAAGGGCTCGACGCTGGTGCTATTCTAGAGACGATACTTTTCAATAACCCATCCGACATAGATACATTGAATATCCCCAGTGAAGCAAAACTATATAAAGTTCCTTACAGAACTATCCAACTGTGGTCCAGTTTAACTAATTCTCCCGGACTAATAG GAATTTTCAAAACTCCCGATGTACATACCAAGGAACCGGCCAACGACGCGTTACCACTGACCATTATTTGCGACAATGTGAGAGAACCAGGAAATTTAGGATCGATTATGAGAGCCGCGGCTGGCGTGGGTTGTGAAAAGTTAATATTAATGAAAGGTGCGACCATACGGCGAGATG AATTCGCTTCGCTCAGCTTAAACTCTATTTATCTTTCGATAACGtttataatattcttcttcGTCGTCCGCTTAGGTTGCGTAGACCTGTGGGATCCAAAAGTTCTTCGCAGTGCAGCCGGGGCTCATTTTCGGATGCCTATTCACACATTTCCAGGATGGAATGATATTCCGTCGCTAATCAGCGAGGACTCTCACATTTTCGTGACGGATAGTAACTTCGGCGATCAATTTATATCGGAATATACTCCGGAAGAGCTTCGCGCGAGTATGGGGGTATTTAATGCCGACCCAGAGACTTTCACAGCGATTTCTACCGCTAACAATAACGATGCCACCACGAAGGAATCAAACCAAAGGGCAGCACCGACGAATAAGAAAATGATGAAGAACTTTCTGTTGAAACTACCCATTCTCCCGTACTATGCTCTGGATTACACGAAAAAGGAGATTGTACTCGTACTAGGAGGAGAAACCGAAGGGTTGAGTTTAGATTCCCATGAATTCCTGAACAAACGGAAGGGTATTCGTATTAATATACCTTTGCTAAACGGAGTGGATAGTTTAAATACTGGAGTGGCCCTTGGTATCGTTACGTTTGAAATGAAAAGGCAATTTATAAAAAGACAAAGCGAGTTGTAA
- the LOC143375040 gene encoding rRNA methyltransferase 3, mitochondrial isoform X2: MVFFKIMLNTLQPLGRLTNFQTVGLKVNATRTYVRWVSRRPAAIVNEDELYETDDTTTMGGMFGHKKESSPRRPKETSPRRPKESSPRKPRETFPRKPKEKELSSANSLPKQTGETKTSRFTVLEHNDKIVTSLMVRVKSRKRREKNDEIILEGRRQIKEGLDAGAILETILFNNPSDIDTLNIPSEAKLYKVPYRTIQLWSSLTNSPGLIGIFKTPDVHTKEPANDALPLTIICDNVREPGNLGSIMRAAAGVGCEKLILMKGCVDLWDPKVLRSAAGAHFRMPIHTFPGWNDIPSLISEDSHIFVTDSNFGDQFISEYTPEELRASMGVFNADPETFTAISTANNNDATTKESNQRAAPTNKKMMKNFLLKLPILPYYALDYTKKEIVLVLGGETEGLSLDSHEFLNKRKGIRINIPLLNGVDSLNTGVALGIVTFEMKRQFIKRQSEL; encoded by the exons ATggtgttttttaaaattatgctCAACACATTGCAACCGCTCGGGCGTTTAACAAATTTCCAGACAGTTGGTTTGAAAGTAAATGCAACTCGAACGTACGTAAGATGGGTAAGTCGAAGACCAGCCGCAATCGTCAACGAAGATGAATTATACGAAACCGATGATACTACTACTATGGGAGGAATGTTCGGTCATAAGAAAGAATCTTCTCCGCGGAGGCCGAAAGAAACATCTCCACGGAGGCCGAAAGAAAGTTCTCCACGCAAGCCGAGAGAAACTTTTCCACGCAAGCCGAAGGAAAAGGAATTATCGTCGGCCAACAGTCTACCTAAACAAACCGGAGAAACAAAAACATCAAGATTTACGGTTCTCGAGCACAATGATAAAATTGTAAC ATCTTTGATGGTCAGAGTAAAGTCTCggaagagaagagagaagaacgACGAGATTATTTTAGAAGGGCGTAGACAAATTAAGGAAGGGCTCGACGCTGGTGCTATTCTAGAGACGATACTTTTCAATAACCCATCCGACATAGATACATTGAATATCCCCAGTGAAGCAAAACTATATAAAGTTCCTTACAGAACTATCCAACTGTGGTCCAGTTTAACTAATTCTCCCGGACTAATAG GAATTTTCAAAACTCCCGATGTACATACCAAGGAACCGGCCAACGACGCGTTACCACTGACCATTATTTGCGACAATGTGAGAGAACCAGGAAATTTAGGATCGATTATGAGAGCCGCGGCTGGCGTGGGTTGTGAAAAGTTAATATTAATGAAAG GTTGCGTAGACCTGTGGGATCCAAAAGTTCTTCGCAGTGCAGCCGGGGCTCATTTTCGGATGCCTATTCACACATTTCCAGGATGGAATGATATTCCGTCGCTAATCAGCGAGGACTCTCACATTTTCGTGACGGATAGTAACTTCGGCGATCAATTTATATCGGAATATACTCCGGAAGAGCTTCGCGCGAGTATGGGGGTATTTAATGCCGACCCAGAGACTTTCACAGCGATTTCTACCGCTAACAATAACGATGCCACCACGAAGGAATCAAACCAAAGGGCAGCACCGACGAATAAGAAAATGATGAAGAACTTTCTGTTGAAACTACCCATTCTCCCGTACTATGCTCTGGATTACACGAAAAAGGAGATTGTACTCGTACTAGGAGGAGAAACCGAAGGGTTGAGTTTAGATTCCCATGAATTCCTGAACAAACGGAAGGGTATTCGTATTAATATACCTTTGCTAAACGGAGTGGATAGTTTAAATACTGGAGTGGCCCTTGGTATCGTTACGTTTGAAATGAAAAGGCAATTTATAAAAAGACAAAGCGAGTTGTAA
- the D12 gene encoding YEATS domain containing 2 homolog D12, whose amino-acid sequence MSALKDQDPDYGLSIVNDEKHRRIYEENARSNAARKMTAIIEREFSKEIDAREKEVLEIQERLHRASKALHLLRYVIVTDFYNRKQCQNSQSGEARQQTRIHPAVKELIGKSPKVCDSSLVPAAAAVSTATLSNGEHFPTSHSFTTSPSSTTGTVLVDGCCTLVKSAKLAQEASSAEYCRLEKRSNATDEEDRSRPKKKVPRYIPPKSGIPESPCPSTRGIRHKVRKRIIIGNISKWIPPEWREDAASHKWTMYVRGNKENPDIDDFVSKVRFFLHPSYRPNDVVEVTAAPFCLSRRGWGEFPLRVQLHFKSALNKPMDIIHHLKLDRTYTGLQTLGSETLVDIWIYADQQRSKRNGARSGVCFDENRFQTETQSDDSCGIKVENEQHLNSFRDFSNNSVHESMHSTSKNCDAAVEQEPLSDIGGVVDENSSVRTEKLRELNNVELDHDYCGSKYLSNFEGHSTIDHSPLTSRLMDLPVTNEVVEENVDQKPERGGGETPENTGLLMPESSTNGDPSASLISEPDRNKPKPLSSSCSKIQSNLRPLEISIPPLFESSNKHVLVLRDGKAIPVPRVVGNDSIKSKINSRGISLLKKPPGSSLEGAAAAEAQQGLKLQLSRSVLLNVNSHVPALKIAERRNYENDHQLPNVRELDSNLGIAARASSSEESKEPKLRSRQKITLGKDEWKLESRKEFCDEMLGAIETAPVASIQGLLAIIARRMPIVTRDALDSDYRQAHPYACASEAEFFGYTVAKRTACEWNRASAMRCLLKQKSFPEEPVWTIKEIMIWSRLHGHTPLCSDFRIRSTQRQKNLPDTAITKSTYTEPEALLKWLQTCPGRLNDQCFFHSNLQQSDELDVDVDIASNEISPENKRRTRMVMKEERSSKAPSDTKISVLELESKSVPLYDFVCDTAREIGAQFMPEEIVPGAMHCAASRVMMRALECLVDDLVRMSLAKAWERCSDNGHPKVIVLDDVHGALLSREEFDIFTNQGLGSRYRPTEME is encoded by the exons ATGAGTGCCTTAAAGGATCAAGATCCCGACTATGGGTTGTCCATCGTGAACGATGAAAAGCATCGGCGTATTTACGAAGAGAATG CCCGAAGCAACGCTGCGAGAAAGATGACAGCTATTATCGAGAGGGAATTTTCCAAAGAAATagatgcgagagagaaagaagttCTAGAGATACAGGAGAGATTGCACCGAGCGTCGAAAGCGCTGCACCTTCTACGTTACGTTATAGTCACAGATTTTTACAATCGCAAGCAATGCCAGAATTCGCAGAGCGGTGAAGCAAGGCAGCAGACTCGGATTCATCCTGCCGTAAAGGAGTTGATTGGTAAATCACCGAAAGTGTGCGACAGCTCGCTGGTTCCCGCAGCGGCGGCGGTGTCGACCGCGACATTGAGCAACGGAGAACATTTTCCTACGTCGCATTCATTTACAACGTCTCCCTCCTCGACTACTGGTACAGTGCTGGTAGACGGTTGTTGTACTCTTGTAAAGTCGGCCAAGTTGGCGCAAGAGGCCTCGTCCGCCGAATATTGCCGCTTGGAGAAGCGAAGCAATGCAACGGACGAGGAGGATCGATCACGACCCAAGAAGAAGGTACCCAGGTATATCCCACCAAAAAGTGGGATCCCGGAGTCTCCGTGCCCATCGACGAGAGGTATCAGGCACAAAGTTAGGAAGCGTATAATTATTGGAAACATTTCAAAATGGATACCCCCCGAATGGAGAGAAGACGCAGCTAGTCACAAGTGGACAATGTACGTTAGAGGGAACAAGGAGAACCCTGACATCGATGACTTCGTCAGCAAGGTCAGATTCTTTCTGCATCCCAGCTACAGACCCAATGATGTCGTGGAAGTAACGGCAGCACCTTTCTGTCTCTCGAGACGTGGTTGGGGTGAATTTCCACTGAGAGTACAGTTGCATTTTAAGAGCGCGCTTAATAAACCAATGGATATAATTCATCACTTAAAATTGGACCGTACCTACACCGGTCTACAAACATTAGGGTCAGAGACACTTGTCGATATATGGATCTACGCGGATCAACAAAGGTCTAAACGAAATGGTGCTAGAAGCGGTGTCTGTTTCGATGAAAATAGATTTCAAACGGAAACGCAATCTGACGATAGTTGCGGGATAAAAGTAGAAAACGAACAACACCTCAATTCCTTTCGTGACTTTAGTAATAATAGCGTACATGAATCGATGCACTCAACGAGCAAGAATTGTGATGCGGCTGTCGAGCAAGAGCCTCTGTCGGACATTGGGGGGGTTGTCGACGAAAACTCTTCGGTACGTACCGAAAAACTACGAGAACTCAACAACGTTGAGCTTGATCATGATTATTGCGGTTCGAAATACTTGAGCAATTTTGAAGGGCATTCGACTATTGATCACTCGCCATTGACATCGAGATTAATGGATTTACCTGTAACAAACGAGGTTGTTGAAGAAAACGTCGATCAAAAGCCGGAGAGAGGGGGTGGGGAAACGCCTGAAAACACTGGCTTATTAATGCCTGAATCTTCCACGAACGGAGATCCAAGCGCGTCATTGATAAGCGAGCCTGATAGAAACAAACCGAAACCACTTTCGTCATCCTGTTCCAAAATCCAGTCCAATCTCCGACCTTTAGAAATCTCCATCCCACCACTGTTTGAATCATCCAACAAGCACGTCTTGGTTCTGCGAGATGGTAAAGCTATCCCCGTACCACGTGTCGTAGGCAATGATTCGATAAAATCTAAAATCAATTCCCGTGGcataagtttattaaaaaagccTCCGGGCTCGAGTCTCGAgggagcagcagcagcagaagcGCAGCAAGGATTAAAGCTCCAACTCTCTAGAAGCGTGCTTTTAAATGTAAACTCTCATGTACCAGCACTGAAAATTGCCGAGAGAAGAAATTACGAGAACGATCACCAACTCCCCAACGTACGGGAACTTGACTCCAACCTGGGTATCGCCGCAAGAGCGAGCAGCTCGGAGGAATCGAAGGAACCGAAGCTGCGGTCGAGGCAAAAGATCACTCTGGGCAAAGATGAGTGGAAACTTGAAAGTAGAAAGGAGTTTTGCGACGAGATGCTCGGGGCGATCGAGACTGCTCCGGTTGCGAGCATTCAAGGACTACTAGCGATCATTGCCAGAAGAATGCCCATCGTGACCAGGGATGCTTTAGACTCGGACTATAGGCAAGCGCATCCTTACGCCTGCGCGAGCGAAGCCGAGTTCTTTGGGTACACCGTTGCGAAGCGAACTGCTTGCGAATGGAATCGAGCGAGCGCGATGCGATGCTTGTTGAAACAAAAGTCATTTCCAGAAGAGCCAGTATGGACCATTAAGGAAATAATGATTTGGTCAAGATTACACGGTCACACCCCTCTCTGTTCAGACTTTCGCATCCGATCGACTCAACGGCAAAAGAATTTACCCGATACAGCGATTACTAAAAGCACGTACACGGAACCCGAAGCGCTCCTCAAGTGGCTACAAACCTGCCCAGGTAGATTAAACGACCAATGTTTCTTTCATTCTAATTTACAACAGTCCGACGAGCTCGACGTTGACGTTGATATTGCGAGTAATGAAATTTCACCGGAGAATAAAAGAAGAACGAGGATGGTGATGAAAGAAGAGAGATCAAGTAAGGCTCCTTCGGATACAAAGATTAGTGTGTTGGAACTAGAGTCAAAATCCGTACCACTTTATGACTTTGTTTGTGATACCGCGAGGGAAATTGGTGCACAATTCATGCCCGAGGAGATTGTGCCCGGTGCGATGCACTGCGCAGCTAGCAGAGTGATGATGCGA